The Corynebacterium poyangense genome includes a window with the following:
- a CDS encoding TadA family conjugal transfer-associated ATPase, whose protein sequence is MTRGNTIEAIVERVHRRLAENVQPLKPEELAQLVREEAGLISDAEVLNLLRRLRHDSTGIGALEPLLGIPGITDIVVNGPKDVFFDRGQGLERSRIAFKNDAEVRQLAVRLTLACGRRLDDAQPFADGRLHRDDGTHIRVHALLSPPAENYTCLSLRVLHQATDTLSRLVESGTMPTEVAEILRQIVRQRRAFLVTGGTGSGKTTLLSALLSEVSERERIICIEDTAELQPHHPHVVSLVSRAKNIEGRGEITLSDLLRQSLRMRPDRIVIGEIRGAEVVDLLAALNTGHDGGAGTVHANSLAEIPARMEALAALGGMDRTALHSQMAAALQIVLVMRKGPEGRRLHQIGQLSGNPITATVLWDDRHGERSGFAEFIRGLTG, encoded by the coding sequence ATGACGAGGGGCAACACTATCGAGGCGATTGTAGAACGAGTGCATCGCAGGCTGGCAGAAAACGTGCAACCGCTCAAGCCGGAGGAGCTTGCTCAACTGGTGCGAGAGGAAGCCGGGCTGATTAGTGATGCAGAAGTCCTTAATCTACTGAGAAGACTCCGCCATGACTCGACCGGGATCGGTGCTCTAGAACCACTATTGGGGATACCAGGAATTACGGACATCGTAGTCAACGGGCCGAAAGATGTGTTTTTTGACCGAGGGCAGGGGTTGGAACGCTCTCGAATAGCTTTCAAGAATGATGCCGAAGTGCGTCAACTCGCTGTTCGACTCACCTTGGCGTGTGGGAGGCGATTAGACGACGCGCAACCTTTCGCCGATGGCCGGCTTCATCGAGATGACGGCACCCATATTCGCGTTCATGCGTTGCTTTCACCTCCGGCTGAGAACTACACCTGTTTGAGTTTAAGGGTTTTACATCAAGCCACCGACACACTGTCGCGGTTGGTTGAGAGCGGAACAATGCCCACCGAAGTGGCAGAGATTCTGCGCCAGATCGTGAGACAACGTCGGGCGTTTCTGGTCACCGGTGGGACGGGAAGTGGGAAAACTACGCTTCTTTCGGCTTTACTTTCCGAAGTTTCGGAACGGGAAAGAATCATTTGTATTGAGGATACGGCGGAATTACAACCGCACCATCCTCACGTTGTGTCCTTGGTATCTCGGGCAAAGAACATTGAGGGTCGAGGAGAAATCACGCTGTCTGACCTTCTCCGTCAGTCTTTAAGGATGCGACCTGATCGGATTGTGATTGGAGAAATCAGAGGGGCTGAGGTCGTTGATCTCCTCGCGGCTTTAAATACCGGGCACGATGGCGGGGCTGGGACGGTACATGCTAATTCATTGGCGGAAATTCCTGCTCGGATGGAAGCTCTCGCCGCGCTGGGAGGCATGGACAGAACTGCCTTGCACTCTCAAATGGCGGCTGCGCTGCAGATTGTCTTGGTCATGCGGAAAGGGCCAGAGGGTCGACGTCTCCATCAAATTGGCCAGCTCTCGGGCAATCCAATCACGGCAACTGTGTTATGGGATGACCGGCACGGAGAACGATCAGGATTCGCAGAATTTATCAGGGGGTTGACGGGGTGA
- a CDS encoding type II secretion system F family protein encodes MSAAIISALVMGAVLLHIPAAPLNRLALASHQRRTRIFTGVQLILVGLAVSAVLLSGHITTVVAMAVLILSVGWLVTQRRELNQSRRRRQLVALLLSHVVADLKAGTPIDQALFDVLRSGVIPESGVGAQLHSVIQVAAARAQAGGSGSTVLQDSGTTFPELAHLGQLWASAQQHGIPLGAILEQAQRRIDAQEQHHRSTSASLQGPQATAVILSLLPLAGIALGATMGAHPVEFLFGGGLGGLLLLSGVTLVSAGLCWSHLIITKARGGL; translated from the coding sequence GTGAGTGCGGCAATTATCAGTGCATTAGTGATGGGGGCGGTTCTGCTACACATTCCCGCAGCACCGTTAAACAGGTTAGCGTTGGCTAGTCATCAGCGACGCACGAGAATATTTACCGGGGTTCAATTAATTCTCGTGGGGTTAGCGGTAAGTGCAGTCCTCTTGAGCGGACATATCACCACTGTCGTGGCTATGGCGGTACTCATACTTAGTGTTGGGTGGCTAGTGACTCAACGCCGAGAACTCAATCAATCCCGGCGGCGCAGGCAACTAGTAGCACTATTACTCAGCCACGTGGTCGCAGACCTCAAAGCCGGAACACCAATTGACCAGGCTCTTTTTGATGTTCTGCGATCCGGAGTGATTCCAGAATCTGGGGTGGGTGCTCAACTTCATTCTGTCATCCAGGTAGCAGCGGCACGGGCGCAGGCGGGTGGATCTGGCAGTACAGTTCTACAAGACAGTGGGACAACCTTCCCAGAATTGGCACACCTCGGTCAACTATGGGCTAGTGCTCAACAGCATGGGATCCCGTTGGGTGCCATCTTGGAACAAGCACAGCGCAGAATAGATGCCCAAGAACAACATCACCGGTCTACAAGCGCATCACTTCAAGGTCCCCAGGCTACTGCGGTGATCCTAAGTCTGCTGCCCCTTGCCGGAATAGCTCTGGGGGCCACGATGGGGGCACATCCCGTGGAGTTTCTCTTCGGCGGAGGACTAGGAGGACTGCTCCTGCTTTCTGGTGTGACGTTGGTATCCGCAGGATTGTGCTGGTCACACTTGATAATCACAAAAGCAAGGGGCGGATTGTGA
- a CDS encoding type II secretion system F family protein, translating into MNSYYIACALLAAGLAVIIPLPPPRQRIHPDNWPRDGPKSRNWSWRWRRKKNTATSGLLLAGAADIDLFAACTRAGLSTANAAAIVAAAAGEDTKKYWSTIASLLEIGVSPDKAWAGMQDLPGLGELAGLSRTSHRSGAGVAEGCERIASNVRSETSSRATAAAERAGVFIALPLALCFLPAFLLLGLAPVVISLASSIF; encoded by the coding sequence GTGAATAGTTACTATATTGCGTGTGCGCTTTTAGCCGCAGGGTTAGCTGTGATTATTCCGCTTCCTCCACCACGGCAGCGGATTCACCCAGATAACTGGCCCCGTGATGGACCAAAATCCAGAAATTGGTCATGGCGGTGGAGGCGAAAGAAAAACACAGCTACTAGTGGACTCTTACTCGCTGGTGCCGCAGATATTGACCTGTTCGCTGCGTGCACACGGGCTGGGCTATCTACGGCCAATGCGGCTGCAATTGTTGCTGCAGCTGCCGGCGAGGATACCAAGAAATACTGGTCAACAATTGCTTCCCTATTGGAGATCGGAGTGAGTCCAGATAAGGCGTGGGCAGGTATGCAGGATCTTCCCGGACTCGGGGAATTGGCTGGACTTAGCCGCACGTCGCATCGATCCGGTGCGGGAGTAGCCGAAGGATGTGAACGAATAGCTAGCAACGTCCGCTCGGAAACTTCAAGCCGTGCCACGGCCGCTGCTGAACGAGCCGGGGTCTTTATCGCTCTACCCCTAGCGTTGTGTTTTCTCCCGGCCTTTTTATTGCTTGGGCTGGCGCCAGTAGTAATTAGCCTGGCGAGCAGCATTTTTTAA
- a CDS encoding DUF4244 domain-containing protein, translated as MNPTPMKKMTQWKTVLHDDQGMSTIEYAMGSLAAAALAGVLYLVIKGGAVVDAIESIITDALSNTPG; from the coding sequence ATGAATCCGACACCGATGAAAAAGATGACGCAGTGGAAGACTGTTCTGCATGATGACCAAGGAATGAGCACTATCGAATATGCGATGGGCAGTCTAGCTGCGGCTGCACTGGCTGGTGTGCTTTATCTTGTCATTAAAGGTGGGGCGGTGGTGGATGCAATCGAATCCATCATCACTGATGCGCTCTCTAATACCCCAGGCTAA
- a CDS encoding Rv3654c family TadE-like protein: MSSRQPHDEGYATITAVGIITALISVGLVLMAAGAWVISAHQSQSAAEMAAISAAYAHYQGKSACSEAAEISLQNKATLQSCRVEESDVIVETSVRGRRAQARAGPI; encoded by the coding sequence ATGAGTTCGCGCCAGCCCCATGATGAGGGCTATGCCACGATCACGGCAGTCGGAATAATCACTGCTTTGATCAGCGTGGGCCTAGTCCTTATGGCCGCCGGAGCATGGGTCATCTCAGCACATCAGTCCCAAAGCGCTGCGGAAATGGCTGCGATCTCAGCGGCCTATGCCCACTATCAGGGGAAGTCCGCGTGCTCTGAGGCTGCAGAGATCAGCCTACAAAACAAAGCAACACTGCAGTCTTGTCGGGTGGAAGAAAGCGATGTGATCGTGGAAACCAGTGTTCGAGGAAGGAGAGCACAAGCACGCGCCGGGCCTATTTAA
- a CDS encoding DEAD/DEAH box helicase has protein sequence MAIDPARPSTSPPSLGEDLLDVLIRRFPTSTCTHHSIQPSRPAQWGDYPHWVHPKLRAALVDQGITKLYLHQEKTADSAWRGEDTIVATGTSSGKSLGYLLPTLTRLAEDSTACALYLSPTKALGNDQVINLNSLIDGIPELKNVHPASYDGDTPPEARNPIRDHSRFIITNPDMLHLSLLAHHQRWARILRHLHFIIIDEAHTYRGVFGANVALVLRRLLRLASRYGSHPVIIAASATANSPADHLELLTGRPAQEISVDGAPRGQRSVVLWEPGYLEGVTGDHGAPVRHPASSEAALMMAALVSEGARTLTFVPSRRQAETVALRCAETLVLAGRAYDAQRIDSYRAGYLAEDRRAIEKALDNGELLGVATTNALELGIDVGGLDAVITAGYPGTIASFWQQAGRAGRRGQGSMVVFIARDDPLDSYVVHHPEALLGKPVERAIFNPYNPAIVKAHIYCAAVEKPLSVADIENFRAERVVTELVAEGLLRQRPQGWFPTPITAHENAELYPDIAHSRVNIRGGCGHEVTLVDRSDGRVIGTIDSQRACSQVHPGAVYLHRGESFVVEELLLEDHLAFLRPETPDYTTSARRVTDISILEEPEPNDILSPHPGLSIANVDVEVTQRVLGFATRRLDGEMLGVTPLDLPAHTLQTRAVAYTVDPTVFDALGITAERIPGTLHAAEHAAIGMLPLLATCDRWDIGGVSTAHHPDTDLPTVFVYDGNPGGAGFADCGFQRFQEWITATFETVHTCECEHGCPSCVQSPKCGNGNDPLDKEGALKLLEAMVIMLDAASPSTDSC, from the coding sequence GTGGCTATCGATCCCGCCCGCCCGAGTACATCTCCCCCAAGTCTGGGGGAGGACCTACTCGACGTCTTAATCCGTCGCTTCCCCACCTCCACGTGTACTCATCACAGCATTCAACCTAGCCGCCCCGCACAGTGGGGGGACTACCCCCACTGGGTACACCCGAAGCTTCGGGCAGCATTGGTGGATCAAGGGATAACGAAGCTGTATCTCCATCAAGAAAAAACAGCTGACTCCGCGTGGAGGGGTGAGGACACGATAGTAGCTACCGGGACCTCCTCGGGAAAGTCCTTGGGGTATTTACTTCCGACGCTGACCCGCTTAGCCGAAGACTCAACCGCCTGCGCCCTTTATCTTTCACCGACGAAAGCGCTGGGGAATGACCAGGTAATAAACCTCAATTCGTTGATTGATGGCATCCCGGAACTGAAGAATGTTCACCCGGCGAGCTATGACGGCGATACCCCTCCTGAAGCCCGAAACCCCATCAGGGACCATTCGCGCTTCATCATCACCAACCCGGATATGCTGCACCTTTCACTGCTTGCTCACCATCAACGCTGGGCAAGAATCCTCCGGCATCTCCACTTCATCATCATCGATGAAGCTCATACCTACCGGGGTGTGTTCGGCGCCAATGTTGCACTTGTTCTACGCCGCCTCCTGCGGCTTGCTAGCCGCTACGGTTCTCACCCGGTCATCATTGCAGCGTCAGCCACCGCCAATTCTCCAGCTGACCATCTAGAACTTCTCACCGGACGACCAGCGCAAGAGATCAGCGTTGATGGTGCCCCGCGGGGGCAACGCAGCGTGGTGTTGTGGGAGCCAGGTTATCTAGAGGGTGTGACTGGAGATCATGGTGCCCCGGTTCGGCACCCCGCTAGTTCAGAAGCCGCCCTCATGATGGCCGCTCTGGTTAGCGAAGGAGCTCGGACACTCACGTTTGTTCCTTCTCGTCGGCAAGCAGAAACCGTGGCCTTGCGGTGTGCTGAAACCCTGGTTCTTGCTGGTCGTGCCTATGATGCTCAACGGATTGACTCCTATCGAGCCGGCTACCTGGCAGAGGATCGTCGTGCCATAGAAAAAGCCCTAGATAATGGGGAACTTCTTGGGGTAGCGACCACCAACGCCTTGGAATTAGGGATCGACGTGGGTGGCTTAGACGCAGTCATCACTGCTGGCTACCCTGGCACTATTGCCTCTTTTTGGCAGCAAGCCGGACGAGCTGGGCGACGTGGTCAAGGATCGATGGTGGTGTTCATCGCCCGCGATGATCCCTTGGATTCCTATGTGGTTCATCATCCTGAAGCCTTATTGGGGAAACCGGTAGAGCGCGCTATTTTCAACCCCTACAATCCAGCGATAGTGAAGGCTCATATTTACTGTGCAGCCGTGGAAAAACCGCTCTCTGTCGCTGATATCGAGAATTTCCGCGCAGAGCGCGTAGTCACCGAGCTGGTAGCCGAGGGGCTGTTGAGACAGCGTCCCCAGGGATGGTTTCCCACCCCCATCACCGCTCACGAAAACGCTGAGTTGTATCCGGATATTGCCCATTCCCGGGTGAATATCCGGGGTGGATGTGGACATGAAGTCACCTTGGTTGACCGAAGCGATGGCCGGGTCATCGGAACTATCGACTCTCAGCGGGCGTGCTCTCAGGTTCACCCAGGGGCGGTGTACTTGCACCGGGGAGAAAGCTTTGTCGTTGAAGAGTTGCTATTAGAAGATCACCTCGCTTTCTTGAGGCCAGAAACTCCGGACTACACGACCAGTGCTAGACGCGTTACTGATATCTCCATTCTTGAGGAACCGGAACCAAACGATATTCTTAGCCCCCATCCTGGATTATCAATAGCCAACGTGGATGTGGAAGTTACCCAGCGAGTCCTCGGCTTTGCTACTCGCCGACTCGACGGCGAAATGCTCGGCGTCACTCCTCTTGACCTACCAGCACACACCCTGCAGACCAGAGCCGTCGCTTACACCGTTGATCCCACTGTCTTTGATGCTTTAGGGATCACGGCGGAGCGTATCCCTGGCACTCTCCATGCAGCAGAACACGCAGCCATCGGAATGCTTCCCCTCCTAGCTACCTGTGATCGATGGGATATCGGCGGCGTGTCAACAGCTCACCATCCTGATACCGACTTACCCACAGTGTTTGTCTATGACGGCAACCCTGGTGGGGCAGGTTTTGCCGACTGTGGTTTTCAACGATTCCAGGAATGGATTACCGCCACCTTCGAAACCGTACACACCTGCGAGTGTGAACATGGTTGTCCCTCGTGTGTCCAATCGCCGAAATGCGGAAATGGAAACGACCCTTTGGATAAGGAAGGCGCCTTAAAACTCCTCGAAGCTATGGTGATCATGCTCGACGCTGCCTCCCCCAGCACAGACAGTTGTTAA
- a CDS encoding cold-shock protein: MQQGIVKWFNAEKGFGFISPDDGSADIFVHYTEIVGSGFRTLEEDQRVEFEVGRSAKGLQAQRVTLLGA; this comes from the coding sequence ATGCAACAGGGCATCGTGAAATGGTTCAACGCGGAAAAAGGCTTCGGGTTTATTTCTCCCGACGACGGCTCCGCCGATATTTTTGTTCACTACACCGAGATCGTCGGAAGTGGGTTCCGGACGTTGGAAGAAGACCAGCGTGTGGAATTCGAAGTAGGTCGTTCAGCTAAGGGGCTTCAGGCGCAGCGAGTTACGTTGCTGGGAGCCTGA
- the topA gene encoding type I DNA topoisomerase — MAEKQGNGVKRLVIVESATKARKIQPYLGDNYLVEASVGHIRDLPRGAADIPAKYKKEPWARLGVDTEHGFLPLYVVSPDKKKKVSELKKLLKEVDELYLATDPDREGEAIAWHLLEVLKPKIPVRRMVFNEITKSAIQEAAAHTRELDTNLVDAQETRRILDRLYGYEISPVLWKKVMPRLSAGRVQSVATRVIVERERERMAFISAEYWDVSAEFDAQSTDTAANNPSRFSARLSSIDGVRVAQGRDFGSDGELNGQATVVSQQQAEALAEGLQGQQLSVAAVEEKPYTRRPYAPFMTSTLQQEAGRKLHYTSERTMRIAQRLYENGHITYMRTDSTSLSASGVAAARAQAKELYGANYVAEAPRRYDRKVKNSQEAHEAIRPAGEIFATPEQLKKRLDAEEFKLYQLIWQRTVASQMADAQGTSMKVTVAGKSKSGEECHFTASGRTVTFPGFLRAYVESSSGVADDAEKHLPRLSEGDALDVVNISADGHSTNPPARYTEASLVKKMEDLGIGRPSTYAAIIKTIQDRGYVFPRGNALVPSWVAFAVVGLLEHNFADLVDYDFTSSMEDELDDIARGEEDRTNWLTGFYFGNDQASDAIAESVARQGGLKTLVGQNLEHIDARSVNSLHLFDDEEGRAVVVRVGRYGPYIERQVGVTADGEPEYQRANLPESTTPDELTPQAAERLFATPQGGRELGINPANGRMIVAKEGRYGPYIIEIVKDDERAKAEAEAEKIVAQERAEEDAAREAEGKRKKNWDTKTAAKQKEKRIAQYVEDTLKPATASLFSTMEPATVTLDDALKLLTLPREVGVDPSDGEMITAQNGRYGPYLKKGNDSRSLGSEEQIFEITLEEARRIYAEPKRRGRTPGQAPLKVLGDNDVSGKPMTVKDGRFGPYVTDGETNASLRKGDRPETMTDARANQLLSERRAKVADSAGAVKKSTRKKTAKKASAKKTTRKKTAKKSAKS, encoded by the coding sequence GTGGCAGAAAAGCAGGGCAACGGTGTGAAGCGCCTCGTGATCGTCGAGTCGGCGACGAAGGCCCGAAAGATTCAGCCGTACCTAGGGGATAATTACCTCGTTGAAGCCTCGGTGGGTCATATCCGTGATTTACCTCGCGGTGCTGCAGATATTCCAGCTAAGTACAAGAAAGAGCCGTGGGCGCGGCTAGGGGTGGATACCGAGCACGGGTTCCTTCCCCTGTATGTGGTTAGCCCGGATAAGAAGAAAAAAGTCAGTGAGCTGAAGAAGCTGCTGAAGGAAGTTGATGAGCTGTATCTGGCTACCGACCCTGACCGTGAGGGGGAGGCTATTGCCTGGCATCTTTTGGAAGTGCTTAAGCCGAAAATCCCGGTTCGGCGGATGGTGTTTAATGAGATCACTAAATCCGCAATTCAGGAAGCGGCAGCTCATACCCGGGAGCTCGACACCAACTTAGTTGATGCACAAGAAACCCGGCGGATCCTAGACCGGCTTTATGGCTATGAGATTTCTCCTGTGCTGTGGAAGAAAGTCATGCCTCGACTATCAGCTGGTCGAGTTCAGTCGGTGGCCACCAGGGTCATCGTTGAACGCGAACGCGAACGCATGGCGTTTATTTCAGCGGAGTATTGGGATGTCAGCGCGGAGTTTGATGCGCAGTCCACGGACACTGCTGCCAATAACCCCTCCCGGTTTAGCGCCAGATTAAGCAGCATCGATGGGGTGCGCGTGGCTCAGGGTCGAGATTTTGGGTCCGACGGTGAACTCAACGGTCAAGCAACGGTTGTGAGCCAACAACAAGCCGAGGCTTTGGCGGAAGGATTACAAGGCCAGCAATTAAGTGTCGCTGCCGTGGAAGAGAAACCCTATACGCGTCGGCCTTATGCGCCTTTTATGACGTCCACCTTGCAGCAGGAGGCAGGGCGGAAGCTGCACTACACCTCGGAACGTACTATGCGTATTGCGCAGCGGCTGTATGAAAACGGCCATATCACCTATATGCGTACGGATTCCACGTCATTATCTGCTTCTGGAGTTGCAGCAGCCCGAGCCCAGGCTAAGGAGCTTTATGGGGCCAACTATGTAGCTGAGGCGCCGCGTCGCTATGACCGGAAAGTGAAGAATTCTCAGGAAGCCCATGAAGCTATTCGCCCGGCGGGGGAGATCTTTGCTACTCCGGAGCAGTTAAAGAAGCGCTTAGATGCTGAGGAATTCAAGCTCTACCAGCTGATTTGGCAGCGCACTGTGGCGAGTCAGATGGCAGACGCGCAAGGAACCTCCATGAAGGTGACGGTAGCTGGTAAATCAAAAAGCGGTGAAGAATGTCACTTCACTGCTTCTGGGCGGACGGTGACTTTCCCTGGCTTCTTACGCGCCTATGTGGAATCCAGCAGCGGCGTCGCCGACGATGCGGAAAAGCACCTGCCTCGGCTATCTGAGGGCGATGCCTTGGATGTGGTCAACATCAGCGCAGATGGTCATTCCACGAACCCGCCGGCCCGCTACACCGAAGCGTCCCTGGTCAAGAAAATGGAAGACCTTGGTATTGGCCGGCCTTCCACCTACGCCGCGATTATTAAAACCATTCAAGATCGAGGCTATGTTTTTCCGCGGGGTAATGCTCTAGTCCCTAGCTGGGTGGCCTTCGCCGTGGTGGGACTACTCGAGCACAATTTCGCGGATTTAGTGGATTATGACTTTACGTCGTCGATGGAAGATGAACTCGATGACATTGCTCGTGGTGAAGAAGACCGCACCAATTGGCTCACTGGTTTTTACTTCGGCAACGATCAAGCGAGTGATGCCATTGCAGAATCGGTGGCTCGGCAGGGTGGACTAAAAACGCTAGTAGGGCAAAACCTGGAGCATATTGATGCTCGGTCGGTAAACTCCTTGCATCTTTTCGATGATGAGGAAGGTCGTGCAGTAGTAGTTCGTGTCGGACGATACGGTCCCTATATTGAGCGCCAAGTGGGAGTAACCGCCGATGGGGAGCCGGAATACCAACGCGCAAACTTGCCGGAATCTACCACGCCAGATGAATTAACTCCACAAGCCGCAGAACGGTTATTTGCCACCCCGCAAGGAGGGCGTGAACTGGGAATTAACCCCGCGAATGGCCGCATGATCGTGGCTAAAGAAGGCCGCTATGGCCCTTATATCATCGAGATCGTAAAAGATGACGAGCGAGCCAAAGCAGAAGCCGAAGCGGAAAAGATTGTGGCTCAGGAGCGAGCGGAAGAAGACGCGGCTCGAGAAGCAGAAGGGAAACGAAAGAAGAACTGGGACACCAAGACTGCGGCTAAACAAAAGGAGAAGCGGATTGCGCAGTACGTGGAGGACACCTTAAAACCGGCAACGGCTTCTTTGTTTTCCACCATGGAGCCGGCGACGGTGACGCTTGATGATGCGCTGAAGCTGTTGACCTTGCCGCGAGAGGTAGGCGTAGATCCCAGTGATGGGGAAATGATCACTGCCCAGAACGGTCGCTATGGTCCCTACCTGAAGAAGGGGAATGATTCTCGTTCTCTTGGCAGTGAAGAGCAGATTTTTGAGATCACCTTAGAAGAAGCTCGACGCATCTACGCTGAACCTAAGCGCCGCGGACGCACCCCAGGGCAAGCACCGCTGAAGGTGTTGGGTGATAATGATGTCTCTGGAAAACCCATGACAGTCAAGGATGGGCGCTTTGGCCCCTATGTCACCGATGGAGAGACGAACGCCTCTTTACGTAAAGGGGATCGCCCAGAAACCATGACTGATGCTCGCGCTAACCAGTTGTTAAGTGAGCGGCGCGCCAAGGTCGCTGACAGTGCCGGGGCGGTGAAGAAGAGCACCCGGAAGAAAACGGCGAAGAAAGCGTCAGCGAAGAAAACCACGAGGAAGAAGACAGCGAAGAAGAGCGCTAAGAGCTAA
- a CDS encoding GntP family transporter translates to MTGMMLLVLGAVAIAFLLALVIYFRVPAFLALIIVSLLTGLAAGIPAAKLMDIITEGVSKTMSSVLLVVGLGAILGRLIEVSGGADSLARYFTSLMGSRRIIAAVTTASFILGIPVFFDVGYIILAPIIFGFARTAKLNPLLLGLPVAGVLMVVHVIMPPHPGPVAVAGLLNLDAGLLTSVGVAISILAAILGYVISRRLPVSGIHATEDIPGVGQENSVSTGGNPPSPWTVAGLVVLPIAQIMVGTLGAMIAPKDSPTAHVVGLIGYPAVALLVAVILAATVIGRGQQWSWKERAEVLESALPAVAVIIFVTGAGGAFARVLVESGIGKVLSDFLVAAHLPLILTAYVVALAIRVSQGSATVAMLTAAGIIAEPVSSAVLSPVATTVVACAVGFGALAASHINDSGFWIVTRYLGLNVKDGLKTWTVVSTIFSLSGFLVCILAWLALV, encoded by the coding sequence ATGACGGGTATGATGCTTCTAGTTCTTGGCGCCGTAGCTATTGCGTTTTTACTGGCACTGGTGATCTATTTCCGAGTGCCAGCTTTCCTTGCCCTGATCATTGTTTCTTTACTGACCGGGCTTGCTGCTGGCATACCGGCTGCGAAACTCATGGACATTATCACCGAAGGGGTAAGTAAAACCATGAGTTCGGTGCTCCTGGTGGTCGGGCTCGGGGCGATACTAGGACGGCTCATTGAAGTCTCCGGCGGGGCAGATTCTCTGGCCCGATATTTCACTTCCTTGATGGGGAGCCGACGCATCATCGCCGCCGTCACAACCGCGTCCTTCATCCTAGGTATCCCGGTGTTTTTCGACGTCGGCTATATCATCTTGGCACCCATTATCTTTGGTTTCGCGCGGACCGCGAAACTCAACCCTCTTTTGCTTGGATTACCGGTGGCCGGGGTCCTCATGGTGGTACACGTCATTATGCCTCCCCATCCTGGGCCGGTGGCGGTGGCCGGTTTGCTCAACCTCGATGCCGGGCTGTTGACGTCGGTAGGGGTGGCAATCAGTATTCTTGCTGCCATTCTGGGATATGTCATCAGCCGTCGTCTCCCAGTAAGCGGCATCCACGCCACAGAGGACATTCCCGGCGTTGGGCAAGAAAATAGTGTGTCAACCGGAGGAAACCCTCCTTCACCCTGGACGGTCGCGGGATTAGTAGTACTTCCCATTGCTCAGATTATGGTGGGAACTCTTGGGGCTATGATTGCGCCAAAAGATTCACCTACCGCTCATGTGGTGGGTCTGATTGGTTACCCCGCGGTTGCACTCCTCGTCGCCGTGATCCTCGCCGCCACCGTGATTGGGCGAGGTCAACAGTGGTCGTGGAAAGAACGAGCGGAGGTCTTAGAATCCGCTCTTCCTGCCGTGGCGGTGATTATCTTCGTCACCGGTGCCGGAGGTGCGTTTGCTCGGGTTCTGGTGGAATCAGGAATCGGAAAAGTGCTGTCTGATTTCCTAGTCGCCGCGCATCTGCCATTAATCCTTACCGCCTACGTGGTGGCACTAGCTATCCGGGTATCGCAGGGGTCAGCAACGGTAGCCATGCTCACTGCCGCGGGAATTATTGCCGAGCCAGTATCATCCGCAGTGTTATCTCCCGTCGCCACCACAGTCGTGGCCTGTGCGGTGGGTTTCGGGGCGCTCGCTGCCTCTCACATCAATGATTCCGGGTTTTGGATTGTCACCCGCTATCTAGGACTCAACGTCAAAGACGGCCTAAAAACCTGGACCGTGGTATCCACCATATTTTCGCTCAGTGGTTTCCTGGTGTGCATATTGGCCTGGTTGGCGCTCGTTTAG